GAGGAGATATCACCTGCACTGGTTTACTTTTGACATCCTTCGTAAAATCCTTAATCATCTTACCATACTTATCTTCTATTCTAAGTATGAACATAGGCTCAACTCTCGTGCCTCCTCTGTAAAAAACAGAAGTAGCAACCGCCACATCAAGTGGTGAAACCTCAAGTGTTCCAAGAGCAGAAGCCATACTATTGATATACTTATTAACTTCATCATCGGTCAACCCAAAAAACCTCTTGGTGTAGTTTCTTAATACCCCCAATCCAATTTTATCAAGAACCTGCACACTCACGGTGTTCAAGGACTTTGCTAGAGCATCTCTTAGTGTAACAGGACCACTAAAGCTTCCCTCATAATTTTTAGGTGCCCAAGTTCTTCCCGCAAACCTATACTCTATCGGCTGGTCCACAAAAACACTACCTGCTGTCAAAAGCCTCGCATCAATACCTGCAGCATAAAGAAACGGCTTAAAGGCAGACCCAAGCTGTCTCTTAGCTTGTATAGCCCTATTGAAACGATTCATTGGTGAAAACTCACTTCCCCCAACCATTGCCTCAACATACCCATTCTTCGCATTTATACTCACCAAAGCACACTCCACCTTATTCTCTTTAAGCCTCCTCTCAGATATCTCAAGAAAATATCCATAAGAGTTTGCCCTTATCTTCTCAGCACCACAAAGGTCAGATACCAAAAACATCGCACGATAGAGATCTCTCAGGTTCTTCTTAAGCTCTATAAGCTTACTAGAATTCTTCACCTTCAAAATCGGAATAACTTCCGATACGGACCAGAGAAGATCAACATACGGTTGCATCATCTCAACGGCTATTGAAGTAGTTGTCTCATAAACTCTCTGCGCTTTCTCCCTGTATATAAGCAAGTACTTTTCCGCTTGAATCTGCTTATCTAGATCCAATGTAGTATAAACCTTATATCCTGACTTGTAAACCGCATCATCACCAAACATTTGAGATATTACTTGCCTCACATATTCCACAAAAAAGGGAGCTTTCTGTTCATACTCAGCAACCTTAAGCTTTAAGGATTCAACCTTTGTAATATAATTTTGCCAAAACTTTGTAAAAATCTCATCAACCTTATCCTCGGGTATAAACCCCAAAGAAGCCATCCTCTTAAGAACTAGATATTGTCTCTTCTGAGCGTTATTTACATTAACAAACGGTGAGTAAATATGAGGCCCCTTAGGAATAGAAGCCAAAAGCGATGCTTCCGCAACCCCTACTTCCTTAGCACTCTTACCAAAATAAATCCTAGAAGCCATCTCAACCCCATAAGCTCCATATCCAAAGTATATCTGATTCAAGTAAATCTCCATTATCTCCTCTTTTGAATACTCCTTCTCTATCTGCAAAGCATACCAGATCTCAACAATCTTCCTAAAGATATTTCTCTCACCAGTTGTAAATATCCTTTTGGCTAACTGCTGAGTTATAGTACTTGCTCCTTCCCTTATCCTACCAGAAAGGATATTTTTAACCAGTGCCTTGAATATCCTCTGTATACTAACACCTCTGTGAAAAAAGAAATCCTCGTCTTCAACTGCTATAAATGCGTTAATAATCTCCTTTGATATCTGGTTATAAGACACCGGAATCCTCTTTTCCAAAAATAGCTCTGACACTAACCTACCCTTCTGATCGTAAACCTTCATCGGCTCAGGAATCGCCAGATACCTAAGATCTTTCACACTTCTCGGATCATACAAAGAAACAACCAATATTCCAAAAAACACCCCAAAAAATATCCCAGAAAAAATAAATAACAAAACAATAAAATTAATAAAACCTCTTAAAGTCATTTTCGGCAGAAAAAACCTAACTACCCTTCTTATCATATCTCAACCTCTAAACTCTCAAAAACTCACCACAAGAAGAATATATCCGCTAAACTAGCATTGTCAAGTTTTAAAACTTTATCACAACAAATTCCAGTTCTCGTCAGATGAGCAATAATATAGCTGTGAACTTTAGACTTCACCACCTTTTCCAAGCTTTCACAGTCTCTCCAAAAACTCAACTATATTTCTCAACATACTTTTTTATATCAAACTTATCTTCCAATCCTCTTGCACTCATATACCTCACTCTTCCTAGCACCTTTCTTTCCGCAAAAGGCCTATCAAAATTACCAAAACACCAAGATATCCCAGCATATCCATTTGGATCCCTACCATCTAGCTCGTATTTGTCATTCAGATAACATACAATATTAAATGCTTCCTCCGGACTTTTCGTCCACTCCAAGATCTTC
The genomic region above belongs to Brevinematia bacterium and contains:
- a CDS encoding transglycosylase domain-containing protein, whose amino-acid sequence is MIRRVVRFFLPKMTLRGFINFIVLLFIFSGIFFGVFFGILVVSLYDPRSVKDLRYLAIPEPMKVYDQKGRLVSELFLEKRIPVSYNQISKEIINAFIAVEDEDFFFHRGVSIQRIFKALVKNILSGRIREGASTITQQLAKRIFTTGERNIFRKIVEIWYALQIEKEYSKEEIMEIYLNQIYFGYGAYGVEMASRIYFGKSAKEVGVAEASLLASIPKGPHIYSPFVNVNNAQKRQYLVLKRMASLGFIPEDKVDEIFTKFWQNYITKVESLKLKVAEYEQKAPFFVEYVRQVISQMFGDDAVYKSGYKVYTTLDLDKQIQAEKYLLIYREKAQRVYETTTSIAVEMMQPYVDLLWSVSEVIPILKVKNSSKLIELKKNLRDLYRAMFLVSDLCGAEKIRANSYGYFLEISERRLKENKVECALVSINAKNGYVEAMVGGSEFSPMNRFNRAIQAKRQLGSAFKPFLYAAGIDARLLTAGSVFVDQPIEYRFAGRTWAPKNYEGSFSGPVTLRDALAKSLNTVSVQVLDKIGLGVLRNYTKRFFGLTDDEVNKYINSMASALGTLEVSPLDVAVATSVFYRGGTRVEPMFILRIEDKYGKMIKDFTKDVKSKPVQVISP